GCATCAGCTAAAGGATTTCGTGTTACTCCTTGCATAACAGCCCCAGCGACCGCAAAAGCCGCTCCTACAACTGCTGCGCCAATTACCCTTGAGAGCCTTAATTCGTAAATGATTTGATGCTGCGTTAATTTCGGATTGTAATCAAAAACCGCTGTCCACACCGTTTGCAACTGAATATCCTTTGCACCAAATGCGACGGCCAAAAATATAGATCCAATTAAACATATAATTGTTAAGCTCATAAAACATATGAACTTAATATGTATCCAGCGTTTATTGCCAGCACGTATAGTAGACTTATGTAACATGTTTCATTTCATCCTTTATATTCAGTTGTTTTTTATAATTATTTTTAATTTATAATCATTATTGATAATAATTATCATTTTTATTTAGAAATTATATCCCCACTTTTTTAAAATAGCAAACTATTTTTTTAATTTGTTAAATATTAAAATACTTATTACAATTCCTTTCTAAAACTTACAAATACATGCAAAATAGACTACTGGCTTATTTTTAAAATTGTAGTATACTTAGTCATTATTTTGATTTTTCTAACAAAAAGGAGATACAATGTTCTATATAAAACAACTATTACATTTCACTTACGAGCAAGCATTATCCTGTTTATTCCCAGTCGTTATTTTCTTAACACTAGCCCTATCAAAAATCATTTCTATCCCAGGGTTATACCGCTATGATTTCATACTCATCGTATGTCTTCTTATGCAGTGGATTATGTACAAAACTGGACTTGAAACAAAAGACGAACTAAAAGTAATTACTGTCTTCCACCTCATCGGCCTTCTACTAGAAATATATAAAGTACATTTGGGTTCATGGAGTTATCCGGAAGAAGCATGTTCAAAAGTTTTTGGAGTTCCGCTTTACAGTGGTTTTATGTATGCAAGTGTTGCCAGTTACATATGCCAAGCGTGGAGAAGATTGCATTTACAAATGCATCATTGGCCAAGGGCTATTTTCGCAATACCTCTAGGAGCAATGATTTACTTTAATTTTTTTACACATCATTTTCTATATGACTTTAGATGGGTATTAACTGTCCTTTTATTCATCGTTTTCTTTCGGACATTTGTAGAATTTTCATTACGAGGCGTTACCTATAAAATACCACTTGTTCTCTCCTTTTTCCTTATCGGTTTCTTTATTTGGATTGCAGAGAACATCGCAACATTTTTCGGAGCATGGCAATATCCAAATCAGCGGGAAGCGTGGAATCTCGTTCACTTAAGTAAAATTAGCTCATGGTTTTTACTCGTTGTTATTAGCATTATGATTGTTACACAACTTAAACATTTGAAGGAGTCGAAAAAATAATGCTGATTATGTAAAAAAGCCCATCACTCATTAAAGAGTGATGGACTTTTTTACCGTCCTTATCAAAGGAGTTATACATTACAAGAGCATAAGCAGTTACACATTATGAACTACTAGTAGCTGAAGAGGTTGCTACAGATGAAGCGGCAATCATCATACCTGTTCGAGAATCACTCGTTTTCCATTTGAGCTCTCCCTTTAATTGTCCATATGTATGTGTGTATTGCTCCAACTTTCGTTCTAATGTAATCATAGTATTCACCCCTATTTCTAGTTCTTCTCTTTTTTATACTTATATTTCATGCAGGTTTCGCAACTTTAATTCTGCATTCCCCTCAATATTTTCCTATCATGTAAAACAAATACAATAACTATTCCTATTTTATCAGTATCACGATGTCAAGCATTCATAATTCTTTAAGCTCAACGACAAAAAGGATAGATAATAAATTATCTATCCTTTTTGTCGTTATAATATTCACAATATAATTTCGTTTTTTATATGCAATTACAACTAAAGAGCTTTAATAATACGCTCCATCGCCTTCATTTGCCCAATATGATCCGCTTCATGATAAAGCATCATACCGTATAGCTCCCCTACTGTTTCCAATCCTAGGAATGGCTCTGGCAGTTTATTTTCAAATGCTTCTGCTGGGATTTCGTTAATACGTTTCGCTTGTTCTTTTAACTGAGCCGTTAACACTTCTAACGATGGTCCTTCTGTTTTCCATTTAGATGGTCTTGAACCATACCCAAACATACCTGGATATTCAGTTGGTAATTGTTTAAATTCTTTTCCAAACATGAAAACTTCTGCTGCCGTTAATACATGACCGATATGCCAGCGAATTGTATTGTTAAAACCCTCTGGCTGTGTATCTACAGTTTTATCGTCTAGCGTCTCCATAAATTTAAGCAATTCCCCACGCGTTATTTCAAATTGTTTTAAGCCAACTAGTCTATTCATTTGATCGTCTCCCTTCTTCATGTACCATTTATTATGAACTAAGAATGTTCAACTTATTAAAGTTTCACCTTGTTTAATCTATCAGAAACAATGAAGAAATACATCAAATATGCTTAGTAAAAATAATAAAAAGGTTCACCTCTCGTACATATAGAATTAGTTACTACACAAATAGTTTAGTAACTAAAAGAGGAGTGTTAATCACATGTTACATGTTTTAAAACAGCAATATAATCTTATTAGCTCTACAAGAGAAACTCTATTTTCATTTTTGGAAGAAATCCCACTAGAAAAATTACATAGTACTGTTCCAAATTTCGGGAGCGGTAGCATTATAAAGACGCATATTCATGTAGCTGATTGCTATCGATACTGGCTTGGATCATTTGCATTTAAGCAAAAGCGAGCAGATTTTTCATTTGCTAGTGATGATGAGATTGAGCATGCAGATGTGGAGAAAGTCCGTGCTAGATTTAAGTTAGTAGATGAGACTGTACAACGTTTTTTAGATGTATACAATGACTGTTGGCTCGAAAATATAGCAAATGAAGTGAAATGGCAAAAAGAGCCTTGGAGTACAACACCGTTATGGCTTTTAACTCATACAGAGACACATGAGTTTCATCATAAAGGACAAATTGTATCAATGGCTCGCCACCTTGGGTACAATCCTCCTGATACAGACCTTAGTTAATGCAATGGTTCTAAATATCTATCAAAAGCTTTAGTCAAATAAAAATCAAACAACTTTAACGAGCCTTACTACAGTAAAATATAGTAAGGCTCTTTCATTTTCATATCAAATAACTGCTCTTAACATATTTATAATCGTATTAATACCAAATTGTCTCCGCATAATTATATGCATCACTATTCGGAATAGCATGTTTCCCTTGCGCCTTTGCCTTTCTTGGATCTAAATCATATACCATTGGTGTATAACATGATGTTTGCCCTTTATTCACAACACCATTTCCTCCAGCACTCCCGCAAGTATATGCCTTTCCATCTGTTTTTCTTACGATTCTTGCATCAGCTTCATTATTATAAACTGCTGGACGAGTTACAGTAACTTTTGCCCACGCTGTCTTACACGTCGTGCTAAATTTTAATTCCACATAAGAATTGGAATCAATCCATTTCTTTTCTTTCGTTACTGCTGATTGGTCACAGCTATTGTAATACGGACTTTTTCCATCATACGAATGATCTTCTGCATATGCTTTATCATTACCAGTCGTACTAAACACACTAGTTAAAACGAGCAATGATAGACAAAAACATGCGCTTAGCTTTTTTAAAAGTTTCAAAGTATTCCACTCCTTTTTAATAGCGTCCTGTTTTTCCATAACCGTTATTAAACGTAACCGCCTCAGCATCTGCTGTGTATCCGAAATCAGCAGTTAAATCAAATACCATTCCTGTATACGTGCTCGTTTGACCTGTTTTTATTGTCTCATTTCCCTGATTAGAAGTGACTGATTTTTGAAATACACCATTTTTGTATTTATTCACAACAGCGTACGCATACACTCCTCCAGAAACAGCTGGTGCTGGTTGATCTAAAACAAACTTAGCCCAAGCTGCATGACATTTATTGCTGTAACGTAAATACACTGTCCCTACTTTTTTACTCCCTTCGTACACAGCTGTAGACTTTGCATTAAATCCATCTGCATCACACGTTGTACTACCTCCGTATACTTTCGTTGTTGCTGGATTTTTCCCGTCATAGTAACTACTTAAATCAGTAGCAGCAAATGTACTTCCTTGGAAACTAAATAATAGCCCTACACTCGCTACACTTAATACACATACTTTCATTAACTTTTTAAACATTTTCAATTTCCTCCCTCAAAATAAGTACGTATAATAAAGACAATCTATCCCCTATGTACGCCCCTCCTTTCATGCTTCCTAGAGGCATCTTACAGAAACGACTAAACGTTGTAAATTTCCTTATGATTATTGGAATATACGAAGAAATTTACGTATCCGTCTAAGAAAAAAAGTTGAGAAATACACAT
This Bacillus paramycoides DNA region includes the following protein-coding sequences:
- a CDS encoding DinB family protein, whose protein sequence is MLHVLKQQYNLISSTRETLFSFLEEIPLEKLHSTVPNFGSGSIIKTHIHVADCYRYWLGSFAFKQKRADFSFASDDEIEHADVEKVRARFKLVDETVQRFLDVYNDCWLENIANEVKWQKEPWSTTPLWLLTHTETHEFHHKGQIVSMARHLGYNPPDTDLS
- a CDS encoding DUF817 domain-containing protein — translated: MFYIKQLLHFTYEQALSCLFPVVIFLTLALSKIISIPGLYRYDFILIVCLLMQWIMYKTGLETKDELKVITVFHLIGLLLEIYKVHLGSWSYPEEACSKVFGVPLYSGFMYASVASYICQAWRRLHLQMHHWPRAIFAIPLGAMIYFNFFTHHFLYDFRWVLTVLLFIVFFRTFVEFSLRGVTYKIPLVLSFFLIGFFIWIAENIATFFGAWQYPNQREAWNLVHLSKISSWFLLVVISIMIVTQLKHLKESKK
- a CDS encoding DUF2690 domain-containing protein, coding for MFKKLMKVCVLSVASVGLLFSFQGSTFAATDLSSYYDGKNPATTKVYGGSTTCDADGFNAKSTAVYEGSKKVGTVYLRYSNKCHAAWAKFVLDQPAPAVSGGVYAYAVVNKYKNGVFQKSVTSNQGNETIKTGQTSTYTGMVFDLTADFGYTADAEAVTFNNGYGKTGRY
- a CDS encoding DinB family protein, with the protein product MKKGDDQMNRLVGLKQFEITRGELLKFMETLDDKTVDTQPEGFNNTIRWHIGHVLTAAEVFMFGKEFKQLPTEYPGMFGYGSRPSKWKTEGPSLEVLTAQLKEQAKRINEIPAEAFENKLPEPFLGLETVGELYGMMLYHEADHIGQMKAMERIIKAL
- a CDS encoding DUF2690 domain-containing protein — translated: MKLLKKLSACFCLSLLVLTSVFSTTGNDKAYAEDHSYDGKSPYYNSCDQSAVTKEKKWIDSNSYVELKFSTTCKTAWAKVTVTRPAVYNNEADARIVRKTDGKAYTCGSAGGNGVVNKGQTSCYTPMVYDLDPRKAKAQGKHAIPNSDAYNYAETIWY